A single region of the Brachypodium distachyon strain Bd21 chromosome 3, Brachypodium_distachyon_v3.0, whole genome shotgun sequence genome encodes:
- the LOC100841337 gene encoding premnaspirodiene oxygenase has product MAQAMAIPAELSCYLLLLALLAIVPLLYLKVSRGRSNSGRRLPPGPWALPVIGHLHHLAGALPHRAMRDLARRHGPLMLLRFGEVPVVIASSADATREIMKTHDLAFASRPIGPMLRRVFQGAEGLLFAPYGDAWRQLRKICTVELLSARRVSSFRHIREDEVGRLLRCVVSAATTGPVNLSERIAAFVADSSVRAISGCRAENRDEFLRLLEEGIKVVPGMSLPDIFPSSRLAMRLSRVPGQIEERRRRMLAFLDTIIQERQESKAAGITGGIIEDLLDVLLRLQKDMDSQYPLTTLNIKVVILDLFAAGSETSSTMLHWAMAELMRNPKAMQRAQEEVRRELAGHDKVTEDSLTNLHYLRLVIKETLRLHPAAPLLLPRECGSPCQVLGFDVPQGAMVLVNAWAIGRDPAQWDAPEEFVPERFEEQGGGGGRDFKGTDFEFVPFGAGRRVCPGMTFGLAHIELALAALLFHFDWKLPEGMAPEKMDMTEQAGLTTRRQSDLLLVAMPRAPVPIE; this is encoded by the exons ATGGCACAGGCAATGGCGATTCCGGCCGAGCTCTCGTGTTACCTGCTCCTCCTAGCTCTCCTAGCCATCGTACCGCTCCTCTACTTGAAAGTTTCCCGCGGGAGGTCCAACTCTGGCCGGCGGCTGCCCCCGGGGCCATGGGCTCTGCCGGTCATCGGCCACCTGCACCACCTCGCCGGCGCGCTCCCGCACCGGGCCATGCGCGACCTGGCCCGGCGCCACGGCCCGCTCATGCTGCTCCGGTTCGGCGAGGTGCCCGTGGTGATCGCCTCCTCCGCGGACGCGACCCGGGAGATCATGAAGACCCACGACCTGGCCTTCGCGTCGCGGCCCATCGGGCCCATGCTGCGCCGCGTGTTCCAGGGCGCCGAGGGCCTCCTCTTCGCGCCCTACGGCGACGCGTGGCGGCAGCTCCGCAAGATCTGCACCGTCGAGCTCCTCAGCGCCCGCCGCGTCAGCTCCTTCCGCCACATCCGGGAGGACGAGgtcggccgcctcctccgctgcgTCGTGTCCGCCGCGACGACGGGGCCGGTTAACCTGTCCGAGCGGATAGCGGCGTTCGTCGCGGACTCCTCCGTGCGGGCCATCTCCGGCTGCCGGGCCGAGAACCGCGACGAGTTCTTGAGGCTGCTGGAGGAGGGGATCAAGGTCGTGCCCGGGATGAGCCTGCCGGACATTTTCCCTTCGTCGCGACTCGCCATGCGCCTCAGCCGCGTGCCGGGCCAGATCGaggaacgccgccgccgcatgcTCGCCTTTCTGGATACTATCATCCAGGAGCGCCAGGAGAGCAAAGCAGCAGGCATCACAGGAGGCATCATCGAGGACTTGCTTGACGTGCTCTTGAGGCTCCAGAAGGACATGGACTCACAGTATCCCCTCACCACCTTGAACATCAAAGTCGTCATCCTC GACTTGTTTGCCGCAGGCAGCGAGACCTCGTCGACGATGCTGCACTGGGCAATGGCCGAGCTGATGCGGAACCCGAAGGCGATGCAGAGGGCGCAAGAGGAGGTCCGgagggagctcgccggccacgACAAGGTAACAGAGGACAGTCTGACAAACCTGCACTACCTACGGCTAGTCATCAAGGAGACGCTCCGGCTGcacccggcggcgccgctcctGCTGCCGCGGGAATGCGGCAGCCCGTGCCAGGTGCTCGGGTTCGACGTGCCACAAGGCGCGATGGTGCTCGTGAACGCGTGGGCGATCGGCAGGGACCCGGCGCAGTGGGACGCGCCGGAGGAGTTCGTCCCGGAGAGGTTCGAGgagcaaggcggcggcggcggcagggactTCAAGGGGACGGACTTCGAGTTCGTGCCGTTCGGCGCCGGGAGGAGGGTATGCCCCGGCATGACGTTCGGTCTCGCGCACATCGAGCTTGCGCTCGCGGCGCTGCTGTTCCACTTTGACTGGAAGCTGCCGGAGGGGATGGCCCCTGAGAAGATGGACATGACGGAGCAGGCCGGGCTCACCACGCGCCGGCAGTCTGATCTATTGCTGGTCGCGATGCCACGTGCTCCTGTGCCGATCGAGTAA
- the LOC100838596 gene encoding premnaspirodiene oxygenase: MAVDLPLIYLLLAPLLVLLPLLLFASRRSSSGVARPPPGPWALPVIGHLHHLAGGLPHRALRDLAQRHGPLMLLRFGEVPVVVATSPAAAREVTKTHDPAFASRPVGPMSRLWFQGSEGLVFAPYGDAWRQLRRICTQELLSARRVTSFRPVRRHELQRLLRSVAAESSSSSSPRPAVNLTELIAAYVADSTVRAIIGSRPFQGRDACLKLFEDLFRMMPGLSLPDLFPSSRLAVLLSREPARIKRCRREMLRIMDAVILEHREHKAAAAAKAAGGDGKEDEDLLDVLLGLQDEAGSQHPLTTDNIKFVIIDMFAAGSETATTALQWVMAELMRNPRVRHKAQEEVRRALSGHREVNEDALGSLRYAQMVIKETLRLHVPGPLLTLRQCRTPCRVLGFDVPVGTTVLVNAWAIARDPEHWEDPEEFKPERFDQESGAGAGGRDFKGTDFEFVPFGAGRRMCPGMTFGLAHIELALAALLFHFDLELPAGVDAAGLDMAEEAGITTRRRDDLLVVANTRVPVPAE, from the exons ATGGCCGTCGACCTCCCACTGATATATCTACTGCTGGCAcctctcctcgtcctcctccccttGCTGCTCTTCGCCTCCAGACGCTCTTCGTCCGGCGTTGCGCGGCCACCGCCGGGGCCGTGGGCGCTTCCGGTCATCGGCCACCTGCACCACCTGGCCGGCGGGCTCCCGCACCGGGCCCTGCGCGACCTGGCCCAGCGCCACGGCCCGCTGATGCTGCTCCGGTTCGGCGAGGTCCCCGTGGTGGTGGCCACCTCCCCGGCCGCGGCCCGCGAGGTGACCAAGACCCACGACCCGGCCTTCGCGTCGCGGCCCGTCGGGCCCATGTCGCGCCTCTGGTTCCAGGGCTCCGAGGGCCTCGTCTTCGCGCCCTACGGCGACGCCTGGCGCCAGCTCCGCCGGATCTGCACCCAGGAGCTCCTCTCCGCCCGCCGCGTCACCTCCTTCCGCCCCGTCCGCCGCCACGAGCTCCAACGCCTTCTCCGCTCCGTCGCGGCcgaatcttcttcttcttcttctccacgtCCGGCAGTGAACCTGACGGAGCTGATCGCGGCGTACGTGGCGGACTCCACGGTGCGCGCCATCATCGGCAGCCGCCCGTTCCAGGGCCGCGACGCGTGCCTGAAGCTGTTCGAGGACCTGTTCCGGATGATGCCCGGGCTGAGCTTGCCGGACCTGTTCCCGTCCTCGCGCCTCGCGGTGCTCCTCAGCCGCGAGCCCGCCCGGATCAAGCGGTGCCGGCGCGAGATGCTAAGGATCATGGACGCCGTCATCCTGGAGCACAGGGAGCAcaaagccgccgccgccgccaaagcTGCCGGCGGGGACGGGAAAGAAGACGAAGACTTGCTCGACGTGCTCCTCGGGCTCCAGGATGAAGCCGGCTCCCAGCACCCGCTCACCACCGACAACATCAAATTCGTCATCATT GACATGTTCGCGGCGGGGAGCgagacggcgacgacggcgctgCAGTGGGTGATGGCGGAGCTGATGCGGAACCCGAGGGTCCGTCACAAGGCGCAGGAGGAGGTCCGGCGAGCGCTGTCGGGCCACCGCGAGGTGAACGAGGACGCCCTGGGCAGCCTCCGGTACGCGCAGATGGTGATCAAGGAGACGCTGAGGCTGCACGTGCCAGGCCCGCTGCTGACGCTGCGGCAGTGCCGGACGCCGTGCCGGGTGCTCGGCTTCGACGTGCCCGTGGGCACCACGGTGCTGGTGAACGCGTGGGCCATCGCCAGGGACCCTGAGCACTGGGAggaccccgaggagttcaaGCCGGAGAGGTTCGATCAGgagagcggcgccggcgccggagggaGGGATTTTAAGGGGACGGACTTCGAGTTCGTGCCGTTCGGCGCCGGGAGGAGGATGTGCCCCGGGATGACGTTCGGGCTGGCGCACATCGAGCTCGCGCTCGCGGCGCTGCTGTTCCACTTCGACCTTGAGCTGCCTGCAGGCGTGGACGCGGCGGGGCTGGAcatggcggaggaggccgggaTAACTACCAGGAGGAGGGAcgacctcctcgtcgtcgccaaCACTCGTGTTCCGGTGCCGGCAGAGTAG